A DNA window from Jaculus jaculus isolate mJacJac1 chromosome 1, mJacJac1.mat.Y.cur, whole genome shotgun sequence contains the following coding sequences:
- the Tnnt3 gene encoding troponin T, fast skeletal muscle isoform X1: MEEEREEDEEEEKPRPKLTAPKIPEGEKVDFDDIQKKRQNKDLMELQALIDSHFEARKKEEEELIALKERIEKRRAERAEQQRIRAEKERERQNRLAEEKARREEEDAKRRAEDDLKKKKALSSMGANYSSYLAKADQKRGKKQTAREMKKKILAERRKPLNIDHLSDDKLRDKAKELWDTLYQLETDKFEFGEKLKRQKYDITTLRSRIDQAQKHSKKAGATAKGKVGGRWK, translated from the exons aCTCACGGCTCCTAAGATCCCAGAAGGGGAGAAAGTAGATTTCGAT GACATCCAGAAGAAGCGTCAGAACAAGGACCTTATGGAGCTGCAGGCCCTCATTGACAGCCACTTCGAggccaggaagaaggaggaagaggagctgaTTGCTCTCAAGGAGAGaatt GAGAAGAGGCGTGCAGAGAGGGCCGAGCAGCAGAGGATCCGCGCCGAGAAGGAACGAGAGCGCCAGAATAGACTGGCG GAGGAGAAGgccagaagagaggaggaggatgcCAAGAGAAGAGCTGAAGATGAcctgaagaagaagaaggcacTGTCCTCCATGGGAGCCAACTACAGCAGCTACCTGGCCAAG GCTGACCAGAAGAGAGGCAAGAAGCAAACGGCCCGGGAGATGAAAAAGAAGATTCTTGCAGAAAGACGCAAGCCCCTGAACATTGACCATCTTAGTGATGACAAGctgag AGACAAGGCCAAGGAGCTCTGGGACACCCTTTACCAACTTGAGACTGACAAGTTCGAATTTGGAGAGAAGCTGAAACGCCAGAAATATGAT ATCACCACCCTCAGAAGCCGTATCGACCAGGCCCAGAAGCA cagcaagaaggccGGTGCCACGGCCAAAGGCAAAGTCGGTGGGCGCTGGAAGTAA
- the Tnnt3 gene encoding troponin T, fast skeletal muscle isoform X2 encodes MELQALIDSHFEARKKEEEELIALKERIEKRRAERAEQQRIRAEKERERQNRLAEEKARREEEDAKRRAEDDLKKKKALSSMGANYSSYLAKADQKRGKKQTAREMKKKILAERRKPLNIDHLSDDKLRDKAKELWDTLYQLETDKFEFGEKLKRQKYDITTLRSRIDQAQKHSKKAGATAKGKVGGRWK; translated from the exons ATGGAGCTGCAGGCCCTCATTGACAGCCACTTCGAggccaggaagaaggaggaagaggagctgaTTGCTCTCAAGGAGAGaatt GAGAAGAGGCGTGCAGAGAGGGCCGAGCAGCAGAGGATCCGCGCCGAGAAGGAACGAGAGCGCCAGAATAGACTGGCG GAGGAGAAGgccagaagagaggaggaggatgcCAAGAGAAGAGCTGAAGATGAcctgaagaagaagaaggcacTGTCCTCCATGGGAGCCAACTACAGCAGCTACCTGGCCAAG GCTGACCAGAAGAGAGGCAAGAAGCAAACGGCCCGGGAGATGAAAAAGAAGATTCTTGCAGAAAGACGCAAGCCCCTGAACATTGACCATCTTAGTGATGACAAGctgag AGACAAGGCCAAGGAGCTCTGGGACACCCTTTACCAACTTGAGACTGACAAGTTCGAATTTGGAGAGAAGCTGAAACGCCAGAAATATGAT ATCACCACCCTCAGAAGCCGTATCGACCAGGCCCAGAAGCA cagcaagaaggccGGTGCCACGGCCAAAGGCAAAGTCGGTGGGCGCTGGAAGTAA